From a region of the Streptococcus ruminantium genome:
- a CDS encoding isopeptide-forming domain-containing fimbrial protein: MGDNPTDPRASVRRSNAVYVVPPVETDIKKDVQSVDGIGEGYVKDQDQLYLGTRSQEYYYNVESAWPGIAKSYILSDTLVDELEVLEAKITVNGKAVDALTQKIVTSGQTVTLNLGEADFNSRAISRQITTANRGNKGPAVIKLTIKARIKDKADLTKYVVNGQIKVPNKATVELNGKPQTSNTVYVTPDEPAPSKKINSTLDVLHTTKSSEAFEFNIQTKLPRDIKSYKSYKITDKLDSRLELTNSPAPYVKEPYAQHFDVTHDAATNTVTATAKATSLSTLTGGEMVELVIPAKIKDGTSVEEIPNTSKIVYETPTSGGEKETPPTPPVVVTPPPLIEKQVNAKQHADLTKRDEVFEYTIKSSVPKGAETFEITDELDEVLEFAGNQGDVVVKIADTAVTDKVTITRSERNLGIKFTKEQLTADAGKAIVITFKAKIRGDVNLSVDKYTQDGTIKVPNKAKYTLNNNPKESNTVTVTPPPPTPPTVEKKVNDKVHETLGQRNQTFDYSIATQVPTDAKSFVITDELKEVLEFAGNDGKGEVVVKIGDAIVTNTTDVKTENQTLTVSLTADQLAKLQGQKVLVTFKAKIRANVNLTGYLVEGSDTIKVPNTASISVDNNPKVNSQPVTVTPPTPTPPTVEKKVNNKEHEALGQRDQMFEYSIETQVPTDAKSFVITDELKEVLEFAGNDGKGEVVVKIDEADVTNKTTVEVKDQTLTVSLTADQLAKHQGQKVLITFKAKIRANVNLIAYLEKASNTIKVPNTASIRVDNNPKVDSRPVTVTPPTPDTPTIVKKVNNKDHEDLTKRDEEFEYTIQTQVPTDAKSFVITDELKEVLEFVGKDGKNGVTVKIGETDVTNNTTVKIENRTLTVSLTDDQLVKYQGQKVLVTFKAKIVANADLTAYTANGTTKVPNTANFVINNDFTTKKETEPVTVTPPGETPTPKKTVNDKQAEKLSNLDEVFTYKVTAEVPKNTAGFTKFELSDDLEDILTITETGVTVGDATLDKGMTVTSPKDANADSGKVTAALPTNEISKYAGKTVVLTIKARIKEGVQSFELAKYITADNQEGSIPNKATLTVGDKPDQKKDSNNVPVTPPSEDPTVTKKINDKLEHLDTETATNYTYNIKTKLPADITTYKKFVISDELDAELAVQGKPVISGPAAQFFDVKVEGQLVTATMKNFVTAQELAGKEVELVIVSQIRKGVTTQNIPNIARITYQNRTHAAGTPDSKKDTPPVTVTPPGETPTVEKKINKDLTEATVLPESNYTYNITSLLPVDITRYKAYAIVDELDENLAIQGTPVMAEIDGVDITQFFDVKVVGQKVTATMKNFENAAALTGKKVELVITAQVKSTSKAPKIDNTAKVTYQNKSHVDGTPDSETPPTPPVTVTPPPVTKKINETLDHLDTATKTNYNYNIKTVLPSDIASYKTFVINDDLDKDLEVQGTPIIKDDAAKFFKVTVDGQKVRATITDFNAAKAYAGKEVELVIVSQIREGVTRQAIPNQTTITYTNKVKVGGEPGDTTTTPPTPPVTVTPPGETPTVEKKINKDLTEATVLPESNYTYNITSLLPVDITRYKAYAIVDELDENLAIQGTPVMAEIDGVDMTQFFDVKVAGQKVTATMKNFKDAAALAGKKVELVITAQVKSTSKAPKIDNTAKVTYQNKSHVDGTPDSETPPTPPVTVTPPPVTKKINETLDHLDTATKTNYNYNIKTVLPSDIASYKTFVINDDLDKDLEVQGTPIIKGDAAKFFKVTVDGQKVRATITDFSAARAYAGKEVELVIVSQIREGVTRQAIPNQTTITYTNKVKAGGEPGDTTTTPPTPPVTVTPPGEDPTVEKKINNTLDHLDVDTEKDYTYNITTTLPVDITSYKKFAIVDVLDKDLAVQGTPTITGEAAKFFDVKVDGQTVTAAMKDFKNAKDLAGKKVELVIVSQIREGVTRQAIPNTAKVTYQNKSHVDGTPDSETPPTPPVTVTPPGEDPTVEKKINNTLDHLDVDTEKDYTYNITTTLPVDITSYKKFVIVDVLDKDLAVQGTPTIIGEAAKFFDVKVDGQTVTATMKDFKNAKDLAGKKVELVIVSQVREGVTRQAIPNTAKVEFTNKAGQVGEKETKPVTVTPPTPNTPPIEKKVNGAESADLASRQEVFTYTIDTIVPTGAFAFEVSDTLKDVLTFEGAVTATLSGKSIAQSQISIDGQTVTVKLTKQQVREQAGKPLHIEFSAKVKDGVDLTPYMTNGKTSIPNTANYIVNNDPATKKDSNTVPVYPPTPNEPGIDKKINRDLTHLNVEVNKSYMYNVTANLPQDIATYREFVITDTLESVLAINGDVVAYVDGYATDAVKVTVEGNRVVATVVDFAKLAGFKQIQLYIPAYIKSDADLTAYVTNNVASIPNTASLEFTDSNGVKKRKDTTPVTVTPPTPDTPPTPPVNPPQPGTPVKTVSRVEGLEQTNYLALLQATESFRFDIKSVVPTDEAEDRRLNLTSITITDQLDPLFTVDKAKVAVKLTNAPTSNANYIDEDVEKAQAELDAEKAKLEEIKKSSQTEASAAALSEAQKVVARLETELAEAQAKLTELKTSATSATTESSSSTEVSAANPVDMIATDHSSEIAAQEVVIAELQAKLEAAKQRVQAAQEVLAKAKTPSEVKVEADNQEKVVVAKQKVLDEAKEKQAKVQERVEQFAKVNDKGELTAEAIAALGGTIKVDGQFVTVDFTDEYTMEALKGYTVNVIIYSSITDVNALTIDHFTKGIDNTATVQFNHDPSDNLTKKTNKVTVVPPKNETPPPPATPDKPKGDLPTPPTPPTEPTPPPSSGPILPKTGTNENGVYAIVGIILGALTFVLRKRKDNDSL, encoded by the coding sequence TTGGGAGATAATCCAACGGATCCAAGAGCTTCAGTTCGTCGTTCGAATGCAGTTTACGTAGTGCCTCCTGTCGAAACCGACATCAAGAAGGATGTTCAGTCTGTGGATGGAATCGGTGAGGGCTATGTTAAGGATCAAGACCAACTTTACCTTGGTACACGTTCGCAAGAGTACTACTATAATGTAGAATCTGCTTGGCCAGGTATTGCGAAAAGCTATATCCTTTCTGATACATTAGTTGATGAGTTGGAGGTTCTTGAAGCTAAGATTACAGTCAACGGGAAAGCAGTTGATGCCTTGACACAAAAAATAGTTACTTCTGGTCAGACGGTTACATTGAATTTAGGAGAAGCAGATTTTAATTCGCGTGCAATTTCACGACAAATTACCACTGCAAACAGGGGCAATAAAGGTCCTGCTGTTATCAAGTTAACCATCAAAGCAAGAATTAAGGATAAGGCAGATTTGACCAAGTATGTTGTAAATGGTCAAATCAAAGTTCCAAACAAGGCTACAGTTGAACTGAATGGAAAACCACAAACGTCAAATACAGTTTACGTAACTCCAGATGAACCAGCTCCAAGTAAGAAAATCAATTCGACACTTGATGTGCTGCATACAACAAAGAGCAGCGAAGCATTTGAGTTCAACATTCAGACAAAACTTCCTAGAGATATTAAGAGCTATAAGTCTTATAAGATTACAGATAAATTGGACAGTCGTCTTGAATTGACCAATAGTCCAGCGCCATATGTGAAAGAGCCATATGCTCAGCATTTTGATGTAACCCATGATGCAGCAACGAACACAGTTACAGCAACAGCTAAAGCTACAAGTCTTTCTACCTTGACAGGTGGAGAAATGGTTGAGTTAGTCATCCCAGCTAAAATCAAGGATGGCACTTCAGTCGAAGAAATTCCAAATACTTCTAAGATTGTATATGAAACTCCAACGAGTGGTGGCGAAAAAGAAACTCCACCGACTCCACCAGTTGTTGTGACTCCTCCACCGCTAATTGAAAAGCAAGTCAATGCAAAACAGCATGCGGATTTAACCAAACGTGATGAAGTATTTGAGTACACTATCAAATCATCTGTTCCAAAAGGTGCAGAGACCTTTGAAATCACGGATGAGCTAGACGAGGTGCTTGAATTTGCTGGCAATCAAGGTGATGTTGTCGTTAAAATTGCAGATACAGCCGTAACTGATAAAGTTACAATCACAAGATCTGAACGTAACCTAGGTATCAAGTTTACGAAGGAACAGCTAACGGCTGATGCTGGTAAGGCTATTGTCATCACTTTCAAAGCTAAGATTCGCGGAGATGTGAACTTATCAGTAGATAAGTATACTCAGGATGGAACGATAAAAGTTCCGAACAAGGCAAAATATACCTTGAATAACAATCCTAAGGAGTCTAACACTGTAACAGTTACTCCGCCGCCTCCAACTCCACCAACAGTTGAGAAGAAGGTAAATGATAAAGTACATGAAACCTTAGGACAACGTAATCAAACATTTGATTACAGCATCGCAACACAGGTTCCGACAGATGCGAAGAGTTTCGTGATTACTGACGAACTAAAAGAAGTTCTTGAGTTTGCCGGTAACGATGGTAAGGGTGAGGTAGTTGTTAAGATTGGTGATGCAATAGTCACAAACACTACGGACGTAAAAACTGAAAATCAAACCTTAACAGTCAGCTTGACCGCCGACCAGTTAGCAAAACTTCAAGGTCAAAAAGTCTTAGTAACCTTTAAAGCTAAGATCCGTGCCAATGTCAACCTGACAGGCTACTTGGTAGAAGGAAGCGATACTATCAAGGTTCCAAATACTGCAAGCATTAGCGTTGATAATAACCCTAAAGTGAACTCACAACCTGTAACGGTTACTCCACCGACTCCAACCCCACCAACAGTTGAGAAGAAGGTGAATAATAAAGAACATGAAGCCTTAGGACAACGCGACCAAATGTTTGAATATAGCATTGAAACGCAGGTTCCGACAGATGCGAAGAGTTTCGTGATTACTGACGAACTAAAAGAAGTTCTTGAGTTTGCCGGTAACGATGGTAAGGGTGAAGTAGTTGTTAAGATTGATGAAGCAGATGTCACAAATAAAACAACTGTGGAAGTTAAGGATCAAACCTTGACAGTCAGCTTGACCGCCGACCAGTTAGCGAAACATCAAGGTCAAAAAGTCTTAATAACCTTTAAGGCTAAGATTCGTGCCAATGTAAACTTGATAGCTTACTTAGAAAAAGCAAGCAATACCATCAAGGTTCCAAATACCGCAAGTATTCGTGTTGATAATAACCCGAAAGTGGATTCACGACCTGTAACGGTTACCCCACCGACTCCAGATACTCCAACGATTGTTAAAAAAGTTAACAATAAAGATCACGAAGACTTGACTAAACGGGATGAGGAGTTTGAGTACACTATTCAAACCCAAGTTCCGACAGATGCGAAGAGCTTTGTGATTACCGACGAATTGAAAGAGGTTCTTGAGTTTGTAGGTAAAGATGGTAAAAATGGTGTAACTGTTAAGATTGGCGAGACAGATGTTACAAATAACACAACTGTCAAGATTGAGAATCGAACCTTAACAGTCAGCTTGACAGATGACCAGTTGGTGAAATATCAAGGTCAAAAAGTCTTGGTAACCTTTAAGGCTAAGATTGTTGCAAATGCAGATTTAACAGCCTATACAGCAAATGGTACGACTAAGGTGCCAAATACTGCAAACTTTGTTATCAATAATGACTTTACAACCAAGAAGGAAACAGAGCCAGTCACTGTAACCCCTCCAGGTGAGACACCGACACCTAAGAAAACAGTCAATGATAAGCAAGCTGAAAAACTATCAAACCTTGATGAAGTATTTACCTATAAGGTAACAGCAGAAGTTCCAAAAAATACTGCTGGCTTTACGAAGTTTGAGCTAAGTGATGACTTAGAAGATATTCTAACAATCACTGAAACCGGTGTGACGGTTGGTGATGCTACCTTAGATAAGGGAATGACAGTTACCAGCCCGAAAGATGCTAATGCAGACAGTGGTAAAGTAACAGCAGCTCTTCCAACCAATGAAATTTCTAAGTATGCAGGTAAAACTGTTGTTCTGACGATTAAAGCTCGTATTAAAGAAGGTGTACAAAGCTTTGAGCTGGCAAAATACATTACAGCTGATAATCAGGAAGGCTCTATTCCAAACAAAGCTACTCTGACAGTAGGCGATAAGCCAGATCAAAAGAAAGATTCTAATAATGTTCCAGTTACACCTCCGAGTGAGGATCCTACGGTTACCAAGAAAATCAATGATAAGTTGGAACACTTGGATACTGAAACAGCAACAAACTATACTTATAACATTAAGACTAAGTTGCCTGCGGACATTACAACATACAAGAAATTTGTTATCAGTGATGAATTGGACGCTGAATTAGCTGTTCAAGGCAAGCCAGTTATTTCTGGACCTGCAGCTCAGTTCTTCGATGTAAAAGTAGAAGGACAACTTGTTACTGCAACAATGAAAAACTTTGTAACTGCTCAGGAATTAGCAGGTAAAGAAGTTGAGCTTGTTATTGTATCTCAGATTCGTAAGGGGGTAACTACACAAAATATCCCTAACATTGCACGTATAACCTATCAGAATAGGACACATGCGGCTGGTACACCGGATAGTAAAAAAGATACCCCTCCAGTCACTGTAACGCCACCAGGTGAGACACCGACTGTTGAGAAGAAGATTAACAAAGACTTGACAGAAGCGACTGTTCTACCAGAGTCGAACTACACTTACAACATCACCTCACTTCTACCGGTTGATATCACACGCTACAAAGCTTATGCGATTGTCGATGAGTTGGATGAAAACCTAGCAATCCAAGGTACACCAGTGATGGCTGAGATTGATGGTGTTGATATAACTCAGTTCTTCGATGTTAAAGTAGTTGGTCAAAAAGTCACTGCAACCATGAAGAACTTCGAAAATGCAGCTGCCTTAACTGGTAAGAAGGTCGAATTGGTGATTACAGCACAAGTGAAGTCAACGAGCAAGGCTCCTAAGATTGACAACACTGCAAAAGTGACATACCAAAACAAATCACACGTGGACGGAACTCCAGATAGCGAGACCCCACCAACTCCACCTGTGACAGTAACTCCTCCTCCTGTTACTAAGAAGATCAATGAAACTCTTGATCACTTGGATACAGCGACGAAGACAAACTATAATTACAACATCAAGACCGTTCTTCCAAGTGATATTGCTTCTTACAAGACCTTTGTGATTAACGATGACTTGGATAAGGATCTTGAAGTACAAGGCACACCAATCATCAAAGATGATGCGGCTAAGTTCTTCAAAGTTACTGTAGACGGTCAGAAAGTCCGTGCAACAATCACCGACTTCAATGCGGCGAAAGCATACGCAGGTAAAGAGGTTGAACTCGTTATCGTTTCTCAAATCCGTGAAGGTGTGACACGTCAGGCTATCCCTAACCAAACTACTATTACTTACACGAACAAAGTGAAAGTAGGTGGTGAGCCAGGTGATACAACAACGACTCCACCGACCCCTCCAGTCACCGTAACACCACCAGGTGAGACACCGACTGTTGAGAAGAAGATTAACAAAGACTTGACAGAAGCGACTGTTCTACCAGAGTCGAACTACACCTACAACATCACCTCACTTCTACCAGTTGACATCACACGCTACAAAGCTTATGCGATTGTCGATGAGTTGGATGAAAACCTAGCAATCCAAGGTACACCAGTGATGGCTGAGATTGATGGTGTTGATATGACTCAGTTCTTCGATGTTAAAGTAGCTGGTCAAAAAGTCACTGCAACCATGAAGAACTTCAAAGATGCAGCTGCCCTAGCTGGTAAGAAGGTCGAATTGGTGATTACAGCACAAGTGAAGTCAACGAGCAAGGCTCCTAAGATTGACAACACTGCAAAAGTGACATACCAAAACAAATCACACGTGGACGGAACTCCAGATAGCGAGACCCCACCAACTCCACCTGTGACAGTAACTCCTCCTCCTGTTACTAAGAAGATCAATGAAACTCTTGATCACTTGGATACAGCGACGAAGACAAACTACAATTACAACATCAAGACCGTTCTTCCAAGTGATATTGCTTCTTACAAGACCTTTGTGATTAACGATGACTTGGATAAGGATCTTGAAGTACAAGGCACACCAATCATCAAAGGTGATGCGGCTAAGTTCTTCAAAGTTACTGTAGACGGTCAGAAAGTCCGTGCAACAATCACCGACTTCAGTGCGGCGAGAGCATACGCAGGTAAAGAGGTTGAACTCGTTATCGTTTCTCAAATCCGTGAAGGTGTGACACGTCAGGCTATCCCTAACCAAACTACTATCACTTACACGAACAAAGTGAAAGCAGGTGGTGAGCCAGGTGATACAACAACGACTCCACCGACCCCTCCAGTTACTGTCACACCACCAGGTGAAGATCCAACGGTTGAGAAGAAGATTAACAATACGCTTGATCATTTGGATGTAGACACTGAAAAAGATTATACTTATAACATCACAACAACCCTACCGGTTGACATTACAAGTTATAAGAAATTTGCGATTGTCGATGTATTGGATAAAGACCTTGCTGTTCAAGGTACACCAACTATCACCGGTGAAGCAGCGAAATTCTTTGATGTGAAAGTAGATGGACAGACTGTTACAGCTGCGATGAAAGACTTCAAGAATGCCAAAGACTTGGCAGGCAAGAAGGTTGAACTCGTTATTGTTTCTCAAATCCGCGAAGGTGTGACACGTCAAGCTATTCCAAATACCGCGAAAGTGACTTACCAGAACAAATCACATGTAGATGGCACTCCAGATAGCGAGACTCCACCGACCCCTCCAGTCACTGTCACACCACCAGGTGAAGATCCAACGGTTGAGAAGAAGATTAACAATACGCTTGATCATTTGGATGTAGACACTGAAAAAGATTATACTTATAACATCACAACAACCCTACCGGTTGACATTACAAGTTATAAGAAATTTGTGATTGTCGATGTATTGGATAAAGACCTTGCTGTTCAAGGTACACCAACTATCATCGGCGAAGCAGCGAAATTCTTTGATGTGAAAGTAGATGGACAGACTGTTACAGCTACGATGAAAGACTTCAAGAATGCCAAAGACTTGGCAGGCAAGAAGGTCGAACTGGTAATCGTATCGCAAGTTCGCGAAGGTGTAACACGTCAAGCTATTCCAAATACCGCGAAAGTAGAGTTTACGAATAAAGCGGGACAAGTTGGTGAGAAAGAAACGAAACCTGTAACGGTCACTCCACCAACACCAAATACACCTCCGATTGAGAAGAAAGTAAATGGTGCAGAAAGTGCAGATCTAGCTAGTCGTCAAGAAGTATTTACTTACACAATTGATACAATTGTTCCGACTGGGGCTTTTGCCTTTGAAGTAAGTGATACATTAAAAGATGTTTTGACGTTTGAAGGCGCTGTGACTGCAACCTTATCAGGTAAATCAATCGCACAAAGTCAAATTTCTATTGACGGACAGACCGTCACCGTTAAATTGACGAAACAACAAGTTCGAGAACAAGCAGGCAAACCGCTTCATATCGAATTTTCTGCGAAGGTCAAGGATGGTGTTGATTTGACACCATATATGACAAACGGTAAGACAAGTATTCCAAATACTGCAAACTATATTGTCAACAATGACCCAGCAACGAAGAAGGATTCGAATACTGTTCCGGTTTATCCACCGACTCCAAACGAACCTGGCATTGATAAGAAAATCAATCGTGATTTGACACATCTTAATGTGGAAGTTAATAAATCGTACATGTACAACGTAACGGCGAACCTTCCACAAGATATTGCTACGTATCGTGAATTTGTAATAACAGATACTCTTGAGTCTGTACTTGCAATCAATGGAGATGTGGTTGCCTATGTGGATGGTTATGCAACTGATGCAGTTAAGGTAACGGTTGAAGGGAACCGTGTTGTAGCAACTGTTGTAGATTTTGCAAAACTTGCTGGATTTAAACAAATCCAACTTTACATTCCTGCTTATATCAAGTCTGATGCTGATTTGACTGCTTATGTGACAAATAATGTTGCAAGCATTCCAAATACTGCTAGCCTTGAGTTTACAGATAGCAATGGAGTGAAGAAACGTAAAGATACTACTCCAGTAACAGTGACTCCGCCGACACCTGATACCCCACCAACTCCACCGGTGAATCCTCCACAACCAGGAACACCTGTGAAGACAGTTAGTCGTGTAGAGGGCTTGGAACAAACAAATTATCTGGCTCTTCTACAAGCAACGGAATCGTTCCGCTTCGACATTAAATCAGTTGTTCCAACGGACGAAGCTGAAGACAGACGGTTGAATCTAACAAGCATCACTATCACCGATCAATTGGATCCGCTATTCACTGTGGACAAAGCTAAAGTGGCTGTGAAACTAACAAATGCACCGACATCAAATGCAAATTATATTGATGAAGATGTAGAAAAAGCACAAGCAGAACTTGATGCTGAAAAAGCTAAGTTGGAAGAAATTAAGAAATCTAGCCAAACAGAAGCTAGTGCGGCAGCTCTTTCAGAGGCGCAGAAAGTAGTTGCAAGACTAGAGACTGAATTAGCTGAGGCTCAAGCTAAGCTGACAGAACTTAAGACGTCAGCAACATCAGCGACAACAGAGTCCTCCTCATCCACAGAAGTATCGGCAGCCAATCCGGTAGATATGATTGCTACTGATCATTCTTCAGAAATCGCTGCACAAGAGGTAGTTATAGCAGAACTCCAAGCTAAATTGGAGGCTGCAAAACAAAGAGTACAAGCAGCACAAGAAGTCTTGGCCAAAGCAAAAACTCCTTCCGAAGTGAAAGTTGAAGCTGATAATCAAGAAAAAGTTGTAGTTGCAAAACAAAAAGTTCTTGATGAAGCGAAAGAAAAACAAGCTAAAGTTCAAGAACGTGTGGAACAATTTGCTAAAGTCAATGACAAAGGTGAATTGACAGCGGAAGCAATTGCTGCTCTAGGTGGAACCATTAAAGTAGACGGACAATTTGTAACGGTTGACTTTACGGATGAATATACTATGGAAGCCTTGAAAGGTTATACCGTAAATGTGATTATTTACTCAAGCATCACAGATGTGAATGCCTTGACAATTGATCACTTTACTAAGGGTATTGATAATACTGCAACAGTACAATTCAATCATGACCCAAGTGATAATCTTACTAAGAAGACAAACAAGGTAACTGTAGTACCGCCTAAGAATGAGACACCGCCACCACCGGCAACACCTGATAAACCAAAAGGTGACTTGCCAACTCCACCAACTCCACCAACAGAACCAACACCGCCACCTTCTTCAGGACCAATTCTTCCGAAAACAGGTACTAATGAAAACGGGGTGTATGCTATCGTTGGTATCATTCTTGGAGCCTTGACCTTTGTGCTTAGAAAACGCAAGGATAACGATAGTCTCTAA
- a CDS encoding TlpA family protein disulfide reductase, which yields MKKREIFTISVIAILVVSAAIYLGMTANLTQSSPAKTEVSQSSSQPSDSELRSLTETINKSKFLDANDKEMTLANFADKPSIVVFWASWCPDCQAQLPILAKLYEKYGKDVNFVFLNVVDGTRETKVNGQKYLTEKYPFTYYQDKGMSVADSMGVKNIPTMFILNKKKEIVTAFRGNRTEEVIATALEAVK from the coding sequence ATGAAAAAAAGAGAAATTTTCACGATTTCTGTAATAGCAATTCTTGTTGTAAGTGCAGCTATTTATTTGGGAATGACAGCCAATTTAACACAAAGCAGCCCCGCCAAAACAGAGGTCAGTCAAAGCTCAAGTCAGCCTTCTGATTCAGAACTTCGCTCCTTGACAGAAACCATCAATAAAAGTAAGTTTTTAGATGCAAATGACAAAGAAATGACTTTGGCGAATTTTGCAGATAAACCATCCATTGTTGTATTTTGGGCGAGCTGGTGTCCAGATTGTCAAGCGCAATTACCTATTTTAGCTAAGTTGTATGAGAAGTACGGTAAGGATGTCAACTTTGTATTTTTAAATGTTGTAGATGGAACACGTGAAACGAAAGTGAATGGTCAGAAATATTTGACTGAAAAATATCCATTTACCTATTATCAGGATAAAGGTATGAGTGTTGCTGATAGTATGGGGGTGAAGAATATCCCAACAATGTTCATATTGAATAAAAAGAAGGAAATAGTAACAGCATTTCGTGGTAACCGAACAGAAGAAGTTATAGCCACAGCACTTGAGGCCGTAAAATAA
- the gap gene encoding type I glyceraldehyde-3-phosphate dehydrogenase: MVVKVGINGFGRIGRLAFRRIQNVEGVEVTRINDLTDPVMLAHLLKYDTTQGRFDGTVEVKDGGFEVNGKFVKVSAEREPGNIDWATDGVDIVLEATGFFASKEKAEQHIHANGAKKVVITAPGGNDVKTVVFNTNHDILDGTETVISGASCTTNCLAPMAKALHDAFGVQKGLMTTIHGYTGDQMVLDGPHRGGDLRRARAAAANIVPNSTGAAKAIGLVIPELNGKLDGAAQRVPVPTGSVTELVATLDKKVTADEVNAAMKAAATESFGYTEDPLVSSDIVGISFGSLFDATQTKVIEVDGEQLVKVVSWYDNEMSYTAQLVRTLEYFAKIAK, encoded by the coding sequence ATGGTAGTTAAAGTTGGTATTAACGGTTTCGGACGTATCGGTCGTCTTGCTTTCCGTCGTATCCAAAACGTTGAAGGTGTTGAAGTAACTCGTATCAATGACCTTACAGATCCAGTGATGCTTGCACACTTGTTGAAGTATGACACAACTCAAGGTCGTTTTGATGGTACTGTTGAAGTTAAAGACGGTGGTTTTGAAGTTAACGGTAAATTCGTTAAAGTTTCTGCTGAGCGTGAGCCAGGAAACATTGACTGGGCTACTGATGGCGTAGATATTGTTTTGGAAGCAACAGGTTTCTTTGCTTCTAAAGAAAAAGCTGAGCAACACATTCACGCTAACGGTGCTAAGAAAGTTGTTATTACTGCTCCTGGTGGTAACGATGTGAAGACAGTTGTTTTCAACACTAACCACGACATCCTTGACGGTACTGAAACAGTTATCTCAGGTGCTTCATGTACTACAAACTGTTTGGCACCAATGGCTAAAGCTCTTCACGATGCGTTTGGCGTTCAAAAAGGTTTGATGACTACAATCCACGGTTACACTGGTGACCAAATGGTTCTTGACGGACCACACCGTGGTGGTGACCTTCGTCGTGCTCGTGCTGCTGCAGCAAACATCGTTCCTAACTCAACTGGTGCAGCTAAAGCTATCGGTTTGGTAATCCCAGAATTGAATGGTAAACTTGATGGTGCCGCACAACGTGTTCCAGTTCCAACAGGTTCTGTAACTGAATTGGTTGCGACTCTTGATAAGAAAGTAACTGCTGACGAAGTAAACGCTGCTATGAAAGCTGCTGCTACTGAATCATTCGGTTACACTGAAGATCCACTTGTATCTTCAGACATCGTGGGTATCTCATTCGGTTCATTGTTTGACGCAACTCAAACTAAAGTAATTGAAGTGGATGGCGAGCAATTGGTGAAAGTTGTATCATGGTACGACAACGAAATGTCTTACACTGCACAACTTGTACGTACGCTTGAGTACTTTGCAAAAATTGCTAAATAA
- a CDS encoding GntR family transcriptional regulator has product MCQDIREKIQEGTYAINDKLPDGQTLASQYGVSLLTLKRALDLLVAEGFIIRRRGDGTLVRDWKSKGLSRLYSLKGTYHDYREHVTSKILKFEVIHPSAQVASKLCVNQDSFVYEIQRLRILDDRPIIMEYSYMPVDVIPGLSTKHLEQSIYGYIQDELGYKIHSAFVKVAGVRPNAIEQLEMNLSDTDFLMETERVSSLGNCKTFEYSIARHLPDVFHFETVIFHH; this is encoded by the coding sequence ATCTGTCAGGATATACGTGAAAAAATCCAAGAAGGAACCTATGCCATCAATGATAAATTGCCGGATGGTCAAACGCTGGCTAGTCAATATGGAGTTAGTCTATTGACCCTAAAGCGTGCCTTGGATTTGTTGGTGGCAGAAGGCTTTATTATTCGCCGTCGGGGAGATGGTACTCTGGTTAGGGATTGGAAAAGCAAGGGGTTATCTCGCTTGTATTCATTGAAAGGAACCTATCACGATTATAGGGAGCATGTAACTTCTAAAATCCTTAAGTTCGAGGTTATTCATCCATCCGCTCAGGTTGCCAGTAAATTATGCGTCAATCAAGATAGCTTTGTCTATGAAATTCAACGACTAAGAATCCTGGATGATCGGCCAATCATTATGGAGTATAGCTACATGCCTGTTGATGTCATTCCAGGATTAAGTACGAAACATTTGGAACAATCTATCTATGGCTACATACAGGATGAGCTAGGATATAAGATTCACAGTGCCTTTGTAAAGGTCGCTGGAGTTCGTCCCAATGCTATAGAACAGCTAGAAATGAATCTCTCAGACACGGACTTTCTAATGGAGACCGAACGAGTTAGCTCCTTGGGGAATTGTAAGACCTTTGAATACTCGATTGCTCGTCACTTGCCAGATGTCTTTCATTTTGAGACCGTTATCTTTCATCACTAA